The genomic DNA GCGGCCTCGGCGTACTCCGGATCCTCCTCCCGGGGCAGGGGCACGGCCCAGCTCGGCGTGTTCTCGATGGGCGGCGGGGCCTCGATCTCCAGGGGCTCGGGCGGCTCGATCGGATCGGCCGGCGTGAGCGGCACGGCCGGCTCGAGCAACACCGGCGCCTCGACGGTGGGGTGATGGGTGGGCGCGGGGCCCAGCACCACGGACTCCTGCCGTGGCTCCTCGATGGACTCCAGGGGAACCGCGGGCCGCGTGGGCTCATCCAACTGCACCGCGGGCCGCGTCTCGCCGTCATTGCCCTCGACGCTCCCCTCGCGCGTGCGCGGCGTGGGCTTGAAGGACAGCGCCTCCACGGGTCCATCCAGGCGGATCGTCTTGGGTGGCAGCGAGGGAATGGGCCGTGGCGGCGCCCCCTCCGGCATGCCAATCACCTCGGGCTCCGGTTCGGGCGCGCGTCCCACCTCGCGCAACATCACCAGCAGCCGCCGCTCGGCCAGGTACTCCGAGGCGAACAGCTCGTGCATGAACCGGCTGATGCTCTCGGGACCCGAGTGGGCGTCATGCTCCAACAGACAGGCGTTGAGCCGGCCGCGCAGCTCCTCCGCGTTCTGGAAGCGCTGGGCGGGCTCCACCGCCAGCGCCTTCATCACCAGCTCCGACACCTGGGCCGGCACCCCGGGCGCCACCTGCGCGAGCGGCGGGATGTTCGGGTGCGCCACCGCGGACATCAGCTCCCCGGGAGGCAGCAGATCGAAGGGATTCTTGCCGGACAGCAGCTCGTACAGACACAGCCCCACGGCGTACAAATCACTGCGGCGATCCACCGGCAGGTGCCGCGCCTGCTCGGGCGACATGTAGAGGAACTTGCCGAGGATGATGCTCGGGTTCGTCTTGGCCGCGCTCAGCCGGCTCTTGGCCAGGCCGAAGTCGATGACCTTCACCTCCCCCTCGTAGGAGATGAGGATGTTCTGCGGCGAGATGTCCCGGTGCACGAGGTTCAACTCCCCCTCGTCATCCCCCTTCTTGCGGTGCGCGTAGGCGAGCGCGTCCAACACCCGGCCCATCACGAACAGCACGAAGGACAGCGGCAGCGGCTTCTGCTTGTCGCGCGCCCGCGCCGCCACCTTGCGCAAGTCCTTGCCGTCCACGTGCTCGAGGGCCATGAAGGCCTCGCCCTCTTGCAGGCCCATGTCCAGCACCTGCGCGATGGAGCCGTGCGACAGCTTCACCAACGTGCGCGCCTCGCCCACGAAGCGCTCGACGAACTCGGGGTCCGCCGCCAGCTGAGGGAGGATCTTCTTGATGACGCACAGCTTCTCGAAGCCCTGCATCCCCTCCAGACGGGCGAGGAAGATCTCCCCCATGCCGCCGGTGGCCAGTTGGGTCAACAACGTGTAACGGCCGAACGGCACCGGCCGGAACGGACGCAGTCGCGCATTCGAGGACGACGGATTCATGCCGGAGGCGGGCCGCTCAAGCTCACGGGGGTGGGGGGCCACATGCTCGCACTGATCCAGGGGTGAACGCGAGTCTCCCACCCCGCGCTCTTACTACCACCCACCTTAGCGCACACCCGGATTGGTGAGCTGGGGCACGTCCTCGTCGAGCACCTCGAAGGCGGCGACCTTGTCGCGGGGGGGCAGCAGGCGCTCGCCCAGGGGCATCACGTCGAAGCGGGCGCCGATGACGGCGAGCGTCTTGCCGGTGACGAGCAGCTGGCCCGGGGTGGCGGTGGTGGCCAGACGCGAGGCCAGGCTCACCCCCTCGCCCACGGCGGAGAAACAGGGGCGCGTCTCGGGGCCCACCATGCCCACCAGCACCTTCGCGGTGTTGATGCCGATGCGCAGCCCGAAGCGCTCCTCCACGGGCAGACGCGCCACGAAACGCTCCCAGTCGGCGCGCAGCGCGAGCGCGGCCCGTACCGCGCGCACGGCGTCATCCGGCTTGGTCTGCACGGCGCCGAAGAGCGCCCGCATGGACTCACCGAAGAAGCCCTCCAGGGTGCCCTCGAAGGAGAAGACGAGGCCCCCCATGCGCGTGTGGAAGTCGTTGAGCAGCGCCGAGGTGCGCGCGGCACCGAGGCGGGCGCTCATCACGCCGAAGCTGGCGAGCTCCACGTGGAGGACGCTGACGGTGCGCTCCTCCAGTCCAAGCGGCTTCTGGCCCGTGCGCTGCGCGTCGGCCGCGCGCCGCTCGGCCACGTCCGGGGCGTGGAAGCGCTCCAGGTGCGTGCGCAGCGGAGCAGGCGCGGGGGGCGCGGGAGGCGCGGCGGCGGGCACGGCGAACTTCTGCACTCCGGCGGCCACCAGGTGCGCCACGGCGGTGCAGGCATCGAGCATCACCTCCAGCTCGGTGTCGCTGCGCGCCGAGGCGTTGACGTAGAGCACGCCGGTGAAGTGGGGCTCGACGCCCACGGGAATGCAGAGCACCCGGCCCACCCCATAGAGGATGACGCTCTCGCGGCTGGCGAAGCGGCGATCATCCCGCACGTCCCCCACCAGGAGCGCGCGGCCCTGGCGCAGCGCCTCGTCGATGACGGCGTCGGAGACGGGCACCTCGCCCTGGGCGAGCTTGCCGCGGTGGCGCACGGCCGCGGGCACCAGCACCCCCGTCGAGTGGCGCAGGAGGACCACGGCCGTGGTGGCGTCGATGCGCTCGAGCACCCGGTCCATGGTGGTCTCGAGGAAGGCCGTCAGGTTGGGCGAGGTGGCGAGCGCTTCCGCGGTCCGGAAGAGCAGCAGGAGCGTCTCGAAGATGCCCCGCGGCGGAGCGGACGCCGTGGGCGGCGAGGCGAGCGGCGCCACCGCGACGGGCGCGGCGGTGGGGTTGCTCGTGGGGCTCGAGATGTTGTCGAGCGCCCGCAGCAAATCCACGCTCTTGATGTTCTTGGCGAGGATGACGGAGGGCCCCACGTCATCGCCGTGGCCGAAGCGGCGCACGCCACCGGCGCCCAGGTCCACCATCTCCGTGGCGGCGTTCTCCAGTTGCTGCGGCTGGCGCACCGACAGGGTGTTCTCGCCAAGCGACAGCGTGTCCCCGGGGTTGAGCGTGGTACCGCCCTGGAAGGCCGTGCCATTGACCCGGCTGCCATTGCGGCTGCCCAGGTCCTCGACACGCAGCTTGTTGCCCTCCACCAGCAGCCGGGCATGCCGCCGGGACACGAGATCGCCGCCCAGCACGATGTCGTTCTCGTCCGCGCGGCCGAGGTGCGTGATGCCCTCGGGCAGTTCGTAGGAGGTATCGAAGTAACCAGGGCCGTTGATGATGATCTGCCACATCGCGCTCGACAGCCTAC from Melittangium boletus DSM 14713 includes the following:
- a CDS encoding protein kinase domain-containing protein gives rise to the protein MGEIFLARLEGMQGFEKLCVIKKILPQLAADPEFVERFVGEARTLVKLSHGSIAQVLDMGLQEGEAFMALEHVDGKDLRKVAARARDKQKPLPLSFVLFVMGRVLDALAYAHRKKGDDEGELNLVHRDISPQNILISYEGEVKVIDFGLAKSRLSAAKTNPSIILGKFLYMSPEQARHLPVDRRSDLYAVGLCLYELLSGKNPFDLLPPGELMSAVAHPNIPPLAQVAPGVPAQVSELVMKALAVEPAQRFQNAEELRGRLNACLLEHDAHSGPESISRFMHELFASEYLAERRLLVMLREVGRAPEPEPEVIGMPEGAPPRPIPSLPPKTIRLDGPVEALSFKPTPRTREGSVEGNDGETRPAVQLDEPTRPAVPLESIEEPRQESVVLGPAPTHHPTVEAPVLLEPAVPLTPADPIEPPEPLEIEAPPPIENTPSWAVPLPREEDPEYAEAARTVEVPEFAEPPLDTLNLSEGDVLLEDTQPRAQMPRAPGKPRPPSQEVYHQDTQPRVVLDASLMRDAEPEEVPAAFRPKSAGTKIPRRRVTATGMPAVSPRPVAAPPRLVATPPGDADGEDTSEQLRSSQTPPSIPTPVQSPARRSRVGPLLLVTLLGLGAGVGAWMFFQRRLPEPDRAPAPPPRAVARGPVEPPSTPPDAPSAIDSEPRPIPSATAIATAVAADAGMDAGADVDAGAIASVPVPTEEEELLSPLSAVPAQPPPKRAQMVRKTRGASRGQSLLQKEWARTRSAYFKLTRDIGCENLDLLCNRFLSLESEMEGVGDGEDARLLDEVKVLYRDLVNKRNSN
- a CDS encoding FHA domain-containing protein — encoded protein: MWQIIINGPGYFDTSYELPEGITHLGRADENDIVLGGDLVSRRHARLLVEGNKLRVEDLGSRNGSRVNGTAFQGGTTLNPGDTLSLGENTLSVRQPQQLENAATEMVDLGAGGVRRFGHGDDVGPSVILAKNIKSVDLLRALDNISSPTSNPTAAPVAVAPLASPPTASAPPRGIFETLLLLFRTAEALATSPNLTAFLETTMDRVLERIDATTAVVLLRHSTGVLVPAAVRHRGKLAQGEVPVSDAVIDEALRQGRALLVGDVRDDRRFASRESVILYGVGRVLCIPVGVEPHFTGVLYVNASARSDTELEVMLDACTAVAHLVAAGVQKFAVPAAAPPAPPAPAPLRTHLERFHAPDVAERRAADAQRTGQKPLGLEERTVSVLHVELASFGVMSARLGAARTSALLNDFHTRMGGLVFSFEGTLEGFFGESMRALFGAVQTKPDDAVRAVRAALALRADWERFVARLPVEERFGLRIGINTAKVLVGMVGPETRPCFSAVGEGVSLASRLATTATPGQLLVTGKTLAVIGARFDVMPLGERLLPPRDKVAAFEVLDEDVPQLTNPGVR